In Selenomonadales bacterium, the genomic window CAACAAAAATGCGCTGATACCAAGACAACAGCTAATGCCGTACATCAACCATACGGCTTGTTTCTGCGACAAGCCCATCGCCAGTAAACGATGGTGCAGATGCCCTTTGTCGGGCTTGAAGATCGGTTCGCCGCTCAACTTGCGTCGCACGATCGCAAACGCTGTGTCGAGGATCGGAAGACCGAGTGCCACGATGGGCACGATAAGCGCGATCGTTGCCGCACTCTTGACAGCCCCGATGATGGATACTGCCGCCAGAACGTATCCGAGGAACATGCTCCCCGTATCACCCATGAATACTCTGGCAGGATTCATGTTATAACGAAGGAATCCGATCGCACTGCCCGCAAGCGATATCAAGAGCATCGCCACGACCATGTTTCCCATATCTGCCGCGATAAAGAATATCGACAGCGCTGCGATCGTCGAAACACCTGCCGCCAACCCATCAAGACCGTCGATGAGATTGACCGTGTTCGTAAGTCCCACGATCCAGAATATCGTGATGGGAATCGCAAGCCATTCAAAATAGATAAGCTCACCGCTGAACGGATTCATCACCCAATCAATACGAATATCAAAAAATAACAGCGTCGCCGCCGCTACGATCTGACCGACCAGCTTGACCTTCGCCGCCAGCTGATACAGATCGTCCAAAATACCGACTGCCACGATCACAGTACTACCTATTAAAAGCCCCATTACTTGCTGGCTGAAAGGCGCCGTCGCCAAGACTGCCGCCACAAAAGCCACGTAGATCGCAAGACCGCCCATACGAGGTATCGGCTCACGATGTACCTTGCGTGCATCGGGTGCATCCATCGCACCC contains:
- a CDS encoding undecaprenyl/decaprenyl-phosphate alpha-N-acetylglucosaminyl 1-phosphate transferase; this encodes MQPYVAAFLIALLASYILTPMAIKLAIRVGAMDAPDARKVHREPIPRMGGLAIYVAFVAAVLATAPFSQQVMGLLIGSTVIVAVGILDDLYQLAAKVKLVGQIVAAATLLFFDIRIDWVMNPFSGELIYFEWLAIPITIFWIVGLTNTVNLIDGLDGLAAGVSTIAALSIFFIAADMGNMVVAMLLISLAGSAIGFLRYNMNPARVFMGDTGSMFLGYVLAAVSIIGAVKSAATIALIVPIVALGLPILDTAFAIVRRKLSGEPIFKPDKGHLHHRLLAMGLSQKQAVWLMYGISCCLGISAFLLTEVSVLVGCGIVVALLILAVFGARKIGVLKTDRRQSAEG